The genomic DNA AAGCTTCTGAGCAAGTGACGATGGAGCAACAGGATTCCATCATGAAAGAGCTAGCGAAACAACCCCTTATTAGCAGTGTTCGTCCAAGTGGTGTAACAGAAGACCAAAAAGTTGTTCAATTTACGCTTACTTATACAGAAAGTCCATACGATAGTGAAACGATGGATGCGTTGGAGAAAACGAGAGATAATTCACAGGAAATTGTAAAGGATGCAGGTCTCGAAGGTGAGCTTTACTTCGCTGGCGAAACAGCGAATCGAATTGACGATCGAGCAACGAATAACAGAGACCTTATTGTGATTGTTCTGTTAGAGTCCATACTCATCTTTGCTATGCTGATCGTAATGACAAAGTCGTTCAAGCTACCTTTATATATGATGGGGACCATATTATTATCTTTCCTGGCAGCTGTTGGGTTAGGGATGTTCCTGACAAACCTATTTTTTGATATTGATACGGTTAGTAACCGCGTCCCACTATACTCCTTCGTCTTTTTAGTGGCGTTAGGAATTGATTATAATATCATTCTTATTTCAAGGTTTTTGGAAGAAAGAAAAATTCACCCCGTTAAGAAAGCAGTTGAAATTGCTGTAGCCAATACGGGCGGTGTGATCTCTTCAGCAGGAATTATTCTTGCTGCTACCTTTGCCGTGTTAATGACTCAACCCATTCAATTATTATTTGTATTTGGCTTTATTGTTGCAGTCGGGATTTTATTAGACACCTTCTTAATACGAGGAATTTTATTACCAGCATTGCTTGTTTTGTTTGAAAAAGATTCGTCTATGCAAAAAGGTCATCAATAAGAATAGAGCCAGTCACAAGGGTGACTGGCTTTATTTTTATGCGTCTATACTTTGTTCGTTTGCTATTTGAGCTCGTTGTTTCTTAGACTTTTTGAAATGTAAAAGCTCATAAATCACGGGTATGACTACAAGAGTAAGTAGGGTTGCTGCTGCTAATCCACCGATAACAACAACAGCTAAGCTTTGTGATACAATGGCACCTGTTTCTGCTTTTTTAAACAGAAGTGGGAGCATGGCACAGATGGTTGCAATAGCCGTCATTAAAATCGGTCGCATTCTCGTTGCAGTTGCTTCCACAATTGCTTCCCGAATAATCATTTTTTGTTCGTTTTGTTTAATTCGGTCTAATAATACAATCGCATTCGTGACGACGATACCAATCAGCATAAGGGCACCCAATAGAGCCGTTACATCCACAGGAATTCGGCTAATCACTAGTCCAAGCACAGCACCAATCGCTGCAAGTGGAAGGGAGAATAGAATAGCGATAGGAGCTCTTACTGTTTTAAAAGTAATCACCATGATCAAGAAAACTGCTCCGATGGAAACAATCATGGTCATAAATAAATCAGAGAAGTCATTCGCTTGTTGGACGCTAGCTCCTCCAACAAAAATGTCTACATCATCAGGTAGGTTGATTCCACCATTTCCTTGAGCACCAAATATAACCTCATTCATTTCTTTTGAGATGTCTGAAACACGTGCAGAATCAATATTTGCTGTTACTCGAACATATTGGTCTCCATCTTTATGGAAGACACTCGTGGATTCTTCATTTTTCGTAATAGTAGCAACCTCAGAAACAGGGACTAAACCCGTTTGAGTCATAACAGGGATATTGTTAATCTCATCAGCTGTAGATGGGGAAAGCATGGGTTCCAATAAAACAGGTGTGTCTTGTTCTTCTAGTTGGATCATACCAATTGGCATAGCATTCAGCATGGCTGCCAAGCTTTGAGCGGTTTGTTCCGAGTTTACTTTACTGGAGTCCACTTCAAGTGAAAAGACCGTTTTCTTTTCTTCAAAATTGGTAGAAACTTTTTCAACACCATCAATTCCAGAAATCTCATCCTTCACTTTTAATGCCGTTTCTTCTAGATTAGCTAAGGAATCACCCATTACATCGATGGTGATTTGGGAAGATGAGCCAGACATCATCGAACTAGCTGAAACCGTAAGCTCGGCATCGCTATAATTCTCTTTTTCACCTTCAATCAGTTTGATCATGTGATCCGTATCTTTTTTATCTTTAAGAATAATAGAAAAGCTTGTTGCTGTTGGTGATTTTACATCCCCGTACTGAGCAGCTTCTGCAGAATTCCCCATTTGAGTAAAGTTATGTTCAACTTCTTCTTGCTTAAGAATGAATTCCTCCAGTTTAAGGGATCCTTCCTTTACCTCGTCAATAGGGGTATTATTCGGGTACGTTAAATTGGCCACAATGAAATCGGAGCTAGAGTTATCAATGGCCCCTTTCGGCAACGTTACGTAGGTCACAATCGAGCCTGCAAAAACAAATAATGCTAGGAGAAGGACTGCCCATTTATGATTAAGTGACCAAGTGACAAACTTAATGAACTTTACCGCTGGCTTATGTTCAGGTAGCTTTGTATTTTTCAAAAGACCTGCACTCATGAGTGGGACAACCGTTAAAGCTACGACTAATGAAGCGAGCAGGGAATAGGTAATCGTTAATGCAAATGGAAGCATAATATCCTGAAGGGACCCACTTACAAGACCGATTGGTAGGAATACTGCCACGGTTGTTAAGGTTGATGATGTGATGGCTGTTCCTACTTCTTTTGTTGCTTCTATTACTAAAGGTACGGAGAATTTTTCCTTTTGCATTTTGCGGAAAATATTCTCGATCACTACGATACTATCGTCTACTAAACGACCAACTGCAACTGCCACCCCTCCTAAAGTTAGAACATTAAGTGTAATTCCTGAGCGTGAAAGGAGGAATAAGGTAAAGGCTAGGGACAATGGAATAGACACAATTGTAATAAAAGTCGAGCGAATGTTTCTTAGGAAAAGCATAATAACAATCGTTGCAAACAATGCTCCAAGTAACACTTCCTTCATCATGGTGTGAACAGAGTTTTCAACCATATCCGTTAAGTCTAAAACCACAGTCGTCTCCGATTGACTATACCTTTCGTTCAGTTCCTTAATTGCTTGATCGAGCTCTTTACTGATAGATACGGCATTAGATGCACTATCCTTTGTTACTATTAGGAAAAGACCATCTTCACCATTAATGTGATTCAACGTATCAGAGGGTTCTTGTTTATCAACTGTTGCGATATCCTTTAAACTAACCTCTGGAGATACTTGTAAATTTCTTAGCTCATCTAGGCTATCGATACTACCAATAACCTTAATGTTACTGGATTTACCATCTATAATTTGTTCACCTACAGCCATCGATGAATTCTGTCCTTGTAAGATGGTCATGATGGTTTGAAATGGAATCTGTGTTTGTGCAAGTTTTGCGTTATCTATTTTCACAGATACATAGGAATTCGCTTCGCCCATGGTTTGAATATTAGCAATACCGTCTATATCTTTTAAAACGGGAACAATTTCTTTTTTAGCAAATTCCACGTTTTCAGCCGTTAATCCGTCTTCAAACGTAATTGAAATTTGGGAGATCGGAATCATATTCGTATTTAGTTGAATGATATTTGGTTTTGACACGTTTGGTGGAAGGGAAAGCATGCTCAGTGCCTCTTGTACCTCTAGCTTCGCATCCTTCATATTCGTTTTGGAGTCGTAAAGGATATCAAGCTTTGAATATCCGTCTCCTGTAGTCGAAAAGATATTCGTTTTTCCCTTTACTCCTTCAAGTACCGTTTCCATTGGATTCGTCACTTGCTTTTCCATCGTATCAGAGTCGGTTCCTTGACCGAGCACAACGACTGAAACCTGTGGCTGGTCTGCTGCTGGAAAGAACTCCATAGGTAATGTGGTGTAGCTTAGGATCCCTAAGCCGAGGATCAAGATCGTAAGAATGGATACTGCAGCTTTGTTACGAAAGGCCCACCTTGTAAAAATAGACATTGTAAAATTTCCCCTTTCATGGTAAAAACTATTAATAATCACAAGATGAATCATAACATAATTTGTTCATGAATAAGAACAGTCTCTAGACCGATACGACAATACTTACAAAGACTTAATAAAAGGGTTATCATTAAATTTGATGAAAATTTTTGGTTAAGATTGTTCGTTTTATTGAATTCTATAAAATTGTTATAACTGAAATCTAATTTCACTGTGTAGGAGAATAAGCGGGGAAATTCCGGTTAAATTAGGAAATACTCAAATTTCCTTAAAAATAAGGTGCCTTTTTCCGTTTATATTATCCAAATCGTTTAATTTGGTCATATTCTGAGCATTTAATCGGAATATCTCCACTAGCATTGCATATGTATCCACAGGCAAAAAAATATATTTAAATAGCCCCCTATCAATTGATAAGGGGCTATTTTTATGGACGAAAGCAAAAAAATCTCCTAAAGTAGAAGCTGAACCCACGTTATCCGTGACTGCGACTAAAGGAGACTTTCATGGATAACATCATATCAAATCAAACTGTATTTAGTAAATGCCTTTCTTTCTTACCATTTGAAAAATTTAAGGGTTCGTCCTTAGACAACGGAGTAAAAAAACTGACCACCGCTAATTTAATGAGGATTTGTGTCGCTATGCAACTAGGAAATTGGAAATCCTACGAGGAAACAGAAGAACGTATTCGTGCCATGGATGGTACAGAAGAACTGTTTGGCCTCACTAGTATAAGTGCATCTCAACTAAGTCGTCGAGTCAATGCCTTACCTTCGGTCCTGCCACGGCAGTTATTTCTTGATGCTGTTACCCAGTTGAATAAATTGACGAGTAACAGAAAAGGGATCCCTTCTTTGGGCCGTCTGCATCTCGTAGATTCCTCTTCTCTGCTTCTTGGACCTACACTAGGAAAATGGACGTATTTTACAAAGCATAGTAATTGCGTGAAGCTACATACTCGGATTGTGATAACCGATCCCGGCACAGCTTATCCCGACATGGTCATTCCTTCTACAGGTAATGTGGATGATCGTGAAGTCATGCTTAATCTCGTGGTAGACCCTCATGCGACCCATGTGATGGACCGTGGCTATGTGGATTACAAAAAAATGGACCATTGGGTGGAAAACCGGATTCCATTCGCCATGCGTATCCAAGCTGGGCATAAGGCGAACATGATAAAATCCTATGAAGTTCCCGCTGGCAGTAGGGTTAAGCTAGACGCCTTAGTCGTCATGGGGAGTAGTTTTAGATCCATGGAACAGCCCCTTCGTCTTGTGGAATTCACGGATGAAGAAGGGAAAGAGTACCGTGTAGTAACCAATCGGTGGGATTTGAAAGCTGAAGAAGTAACTGAATTGTACCGGCACCGTTGGATGATTGAACTATTTTTTAAGTGGATGAAACAACATCTACGTCTAGTTAAACTACAAAGTACCCAACCTCAAGGAATCTGGAACCAGATTTTCTTTGCTATGGCGGCGTACTGTGTCACTTTATATGTTAGGTTAGTTGAGAATAATAAGAAGACCACCTGGAAAGTGCTCACCCTTCTTCGCATCCATGCCGAAAGGACATGGGAAAGTTTTCTCAATGAGTTACACCGGTTACCACAAAGAACATCTAAAGGAAGACAAAAGAGCCATCACCCGCCAAATGAAATTGAACTTCATGATGCAGGTGTGGCAATTGTAAAACAGGTGGGGGTAAGTACTAGTTCAATGGCAAAATATAAAAAACAAAGAAAATAACATCCATTTTTTGGATAACTGGGTTCAAATATAACCCCCTTAACTTTTTGGCTCAAAGTCGAAAAATAAATCTGTAAAAATTATACATAAAATACATAAAAAGTAAATCCATTGTATCCTTGTGGATATTTTTGCAACGCTAGTGGAATATCTCCGCCTATTTCCGCTATTTAGGCTTCCCTTATATACATTAACAGGAAATTCTCCGCCTATGACCTCTCATGACAACCCGATATCGATACGGTGAAGGCAGAAATGGTTTGCAAACTTCTAAATGAGCAAAATTCGTAATTCTCAATCCGAAGAATTAGTAATTAAGGCAAAAAGAGCAAGGGTATAAGCCCTTGCTCTACTTTGTTATGCCTTTTTATGCTGTCGTTTCTTCCTTAGCAAATTCTATTTCAAATCCGAGGTCTTGTAGCATTTTGTGATCTGCCGTTGTTTCTTGTCCAGCTGTTGTTAAATAATCACCCACAAAAATAGAATTAGCAGGGTACAAGCCGAGAGGTTGGAGACTTCGAAGATTAACTTCTCGTCCGCCCGAAATCCGAATTTCCTTTGCTGGATTTATAAAGCGCATTAAGCATAGCACTTTTAAGCAATAACGCGGATTTAACTCACTTACACCTTGAAGAGGTGTACCATCAATTGCATGTAGGAAATTAACAGGGATAGAATCAGCATCCAATACTTTTAAGCTTCTCGCCATGTCAATCACATC from Robertmurraya sp. FSL R5-0851 includes the following:
- a CDS encoding IS4 family transposase, with protein sequence MDNIISNQTVFSKCLSFLPFEKFKGSSLDNGVKKLTTANLMRICVAMQLGNWKSYEETEERIRAMDGTEELFGLTSISASQLSRRVNALPSVLPRQLFLDAVTQLNKLTSNRKGIPSLGRLHLVDSSSLLLGPTLGKWTYFTKHSNCVKLHTRIVITDPGTAYPDMVIPSTGNVDDREVMLNLVVDPHATHVMDRGYVDYKKMDHWVENRIPFAMRIQAGHKANMIKSYEVPAGSRVKLDALVVMGSSFRSMEQPLRLVEFTDEEGKEYRVVTNRWDLKAEEVTELYRHRWMIELFFKWMKQHLRLVKLQSTQPQGIWNQIFFAMAAYCVTLYVRLVENNKKTTWKVLTLLRIHAERTWESFLNELHRLPQRTSKGRQKSHHPPNEIELHDAGVAIVKQVGVSTSSMAKYKKQRK
- a CDS encoding efflux RND transporter permease subunit, with protein sequence MSIFTRWAFRNKAAVSILTILILGLGILSYTTLPMEFFPAADQPQVSVVVLGQGTDSDTMEKQVTNPMETVLEGVKGKTNIFSTTGDGYSKLDILYDSKTNMKDAKLEVQEALSMLSLPPNVSKPNIIQLNTNMIPISQISITFEDGLTAENVEFAKKEIVPVLKDIDGIANIQTMGEANSYVSVKIDNAKLAQTQIPFQTIMTILQGQNSSMAVGEQIIDGKSSNIKVIGSIDSLDELRNLQVSPEVSLKDIATVDKQEPSDTLNHINGEDGLFLIVTKDSASNAVSISKELDQAIKELNERYSQSETTVVLDLTDMVENSVHTMMKEVLLGALFATIVIMLFLRNIRSTFITIVSIPLSLAFTLFLLSRSGITLNVLTLGGVAVAVGRLVDDSIVVIENIFRKMQKEKFSVPLVIEATKEVGTAITSSTLTTVAVFLPIGLVSGSLQDIMLPFALTITYSLLASLVVALTVVPLMSAGLLKNTKLPEHKPAVKFIKFVTWSLNHKWAVLLLALFVFAGSIVTYVTLPKGAIDNSSSDFIVANLTYPNNTPIDEVKEGSLKLEEFILKQEEVEHNFTQMGNSAEAAQYGDVKSPTATSFSIILKDKKDTDHMIKLIEGEKENYSDAELTVSASSMMSGSSSQITIDVMGDSLANLEETALKVKDEISGIDGVEKVSTNFEEKKTVFSLEVDSSKVNSEQTAQSLAAMLNAMPIGMIQLEEQDTPVLLEPMLSPSTADEINNIPVMTQTGLVPVSEVATITKNEESTSVFHKDGDQYVRVTANIDSARVSDISKEMNEVIFGAQGNGGINLPDDVDIFVGGASVQQANDFSDLFMTMIVSIGAVFLIMVITFKTVRAPIAILFSLPLAAIGAVLGLVISRIPVDVTALLGALMLIGIVVTNAIVLLDRIKQNEQKMIIREAIVEATATRMRPILMTAIATICAMLPLLFKKAETGAIVSQSLAVVVIGGLAAATLLTLVVIPVIYELLHFKKSKKQRAQIANEQSIDA